One genomic region from Remersonia thermophila strain ATCC 22073 chromosome 1, whole genome shotgun sequence encodes:
- a CDS encoding mitochondrial 54S ribosomal protein mL46: protein MMSAPGRGSALLRSSQRICAQCTRSSRPRIPTTIPVRTAVTAAAATTTTTTPASRRRYATEASTAPGSTSQQPSPSSRASPPPPSPPPVASTPPASTTAATPQAADPNPRHYTIQAGIILTRAPLLTREQTPFESAFYLYQKRLNERLTAPFRPAFYFKPDTALDLDWRLKLRERHGVPAKDIGRYNPRGRMAWNDEVMAGSPVGDPDNIRDKLLADAEVRVSEDGEPIPAEDRVPVERPMPRRTEADEKADTRRLDRALDKTLYLVVKKGSGEQARWEFPSGLVTTDEALHETAARVLAESAGVNMNTWMVGRVPVAHHVVAPELDEATGALRNRGTKIFYLKGRILAGQVTLTKDNLRGVTDFQWLTKDELNGVIPRDLYPSVRGMFDLR from the exons atgatgtcggcgccgggtAGAGGGTCGGCTCTGCTGAGGA GCTCGCAGAGGATCTGCGCTCAGTGCACCCGCTCGTCACGACCGAGGATACCGaccaccatccccgtccgcaccgccgtcactgctgccgccgccaccaccaccaccaccactccggcctcccgccgccgctatGCCACCGAGGCGTCCACCGCCCCCGGGTCCACCTCCCAGcagccctcgccgtcatcacgcgcctcaccaccgcccccgtcacctcctcccgtcgccagcacccctcccgcctcgacgaccgccgcgaccccgcaggccgccgaccccaaccCGCGGCACTACACCATCCAGGCGGGCATCATCCTCACGCGCGCCCCGCTCCTCACCCGCGAGCAGACCCCCTTCGAATCCGCCTTCTACCTCTACCAGAAGCGCCTCAACGAGCGCCTGACGGCCCCCTTCCGCCCGGCCTTTTACTTCAAGCCCGACacggccctcgacctcgactgGCGCctcaagctgcgcgagcgccaCGGCGTGCCCGCCAAGGACATCGGCCGCTACAacccccgcggccgcatGGCGTGGAACGACGAGGTCATGGCGGGCTCGCCCGTCGGCGACCCGGACAACATCCGCGacaagctgctggccgacgccgaggtgcgcgtcagcgaggacggcgagcccaTCCCTGCCGAGGACCGCGTGCCCGTCGAGCGGCCCATGCCCAGGcggaccgaggccgacgagaaggcCGACACGCGGAGGCTggaccgcgccctcgacaagACGCTGTACCTGGTGGTGAAGAAGGGGTccggcgagcaggcgaggTGGGAGTTTCCTTCGGGCCTGGTGACCACGGACGAGGCTTTGCATGAG accgccgcccgcgtcctcgccgagtcCGCCGGCGTCAACATGAACACGTGGATGGTGGGCCGCGTGCCCGTCGCGCACCACGTCGTGGCccccgagctggacgaggccacCGGCGCCCTCCGCAACCGCGGCACCAAGATCTTCTACCTCAAGGGccgcatcctggccggccaggTCACGCTGACCAAGGACAACCTCCGCGGCGTCACCGACTTCCAGTGGCTCACCAAGGACGAGCTCAACGGCGTCATCCCCAGGGACCTGTACCCCAGCGTGCGCGGCATGTTCGACCTGAGGTAG
- a CDS encoding 60S ribosomal protein eL43, with protein sequence MSKRTKKVGISGKYGTRYGASLRKLVKKQEVAQHAKYTCTFCGKDSVRRTAVGIWSCKACKKTMAGGAYTVATPAAAAMRSTLRRLREITEV encoded by the exons ATGTCCAAGCGCACGAAGAAGGTCGGCATCTCCGGCAAG TACGGCACGAG GTACGGTGCCTCGCTCCGTAAGCTTGTCAAGA AGCAGGAAGTTGCCCAGCACGCCAAGTACACTTGCA CCTTCTGCGGCAAGGACAGCGTCCGGAGGACAGCTGTTGGCATCTGG TCCTGCAAGGCCTGCAAGAAGACCATGGCTGGTGGTGCTTACACCGTCGC GactcctgctgctgccgccatgCGGTCAACTCTCCGCCGTCTCCGCGAGATCACCGAGGTGTAA